One window of the Carassius auratus strain Wakin chromosome 20, ASM336829v1, whole genome shotgun sequence genome contains the following:
- the c20h2orf81 gene encoding uncharacterized protein C2orf81 homolog → MRRSAAKSRRTDSVPGNAASVQPVETVDIVPGRLTESTWSSMLSQEEGEEVVVDIIAELMEDVMDRCYQEYLQRQLIPFSVWWAQNNLVETLECLLLRRDEGDDPEHELFWQEDQEPQPCETDSWAEGSVPVLHAAQE, encoded by the exons ATGCGTCGCTCAGCTGCCAAATCACGCCGCACTGATTCTGTCCCAGGTAATGCTGCTTCGGTCCAGCCGGTTGAGACCGTGGACATCGTCCCGGGACGCCTTACAGAGTCCACTTGGAGCAGCATGCTCTCCCAGGAGGAGGGCGAGGAGGTGGTGGTGGATATCATAGCAGAACTGATGGAAGACGTGATGGATAGATGCTATCAGGAGTATCTACAAAGACAG TTGATACCCTTCTCGGTGTGGTGGGCACAAAATAACCTGGTGGAGACACTAGAATGTCTTCTCCTGAGAAGAGATGAAGGGGATGATCCAGAGCATGAACTGTTTTGGCAAGAGGATCAAGAGCCCCAGCCCTGTGAGACTGATTCTTGGGCTGAAGGATCTGTTCCTGTGCTTCATGCTGCTCAGGAATAA